The genomic interval ATTTACGCCGACCTGTATTAGTTTAACTATCGATTTTTTGAGACTGTGCGCGAAACAAAAAACATCTCACTAATCAGCAACGCCCAAATTTTCCTAGATTTTCCTGTCGCCATTTAGCATCAGCTTTCCGATTTGTCTGCACCTCTAAAACTCTGATTCCTTGAGTTGGTAACGAATTTAGTTTTCCCTGTAACTCTTCCCAAGAAGTAATTAATTCGTGCTGTACACTGTATGTAGCACACAATTGAGCAAAATTAATATCTTGGGGTGTGCCGAAAAATTCTTCAAAAGGTGGGTCGAATTTGGCGATAGGTAACATTTCAAAAATACCGCCGCCGTTGTTATTAATTAAAATAATTGTGAGATGACCGACAAATTTATTGCGGATTAAAAAACCATTGGTGTCATGTAATAATGCTAAATCTCCTGTCAACATCACACTGCTTTGTTGACGATGGGCAATTCCTAACGCAGTGGATAATGTGCCATCAATCCCATTCGCACCACGGTTAAAATATGTCCGTACTCTTAAATTATTCGGTCGCCAAAAATACTCTACATCTCGCACAGGCATACTATTGGCAATAAAAAACGGTGTTACTGGGGGTAATGTTTGAGACAACAACCAAGCTGCTTTCCCTTCAAATAAATTCTCCATTGTCGTCATCGTCTGGTCAACGGCAGTCCTGACTTTTGCTTCTGCAATACACCAATTTTGCAGATATTCCGATGGCGAATTTTGATTGTCACTTCCCCTGATATCTAAAGTTTCGACACTGATTCGTAAATGTGTGGTTTTGCCGTGGAGGGGGTCAAGATTTTGGTCACTGGGGTCAATTATCCAGCGTTGGGCTTGTGTCGTATTCAACCAAGTCCGTAGTTCTTTACTGGTAGGCATATCTCCTACCTGAATGACCATTTTGGGTGCTAACTGCTTTGCCAATTGCTGATTACGTAAAATCAGGTCGTAGGTGGAAATTAAATAGGGGTTGAGGTCGGCGTAATTTCTCAGTGGTGAGAGTCCCTCAGCCAGAACAGGCCATTGCAGCGTTTGGGAAAGTTTAGCGATCGCTCTACAATAATTTTCAGGATTTTGTGGTTGGGCAACTCCGGCAATAATTACACCGCGATCGCAATTTTGCCATGCTGGGGGAGTAGGCAGTGTGGTATGGGGAGTAGAAATATTATTGGTAACGGCTGAGAAGAATTCTTCTGGGTCAAACTGAAAGTCAGTACCATCGGGAACTGGCGCAAGGGGGTCACGGAAGGGAATATTTAAATGTACTACCCCTGGCGTTGATATTTGCATTCTCTCCCAGGCATACATTACCATTTGCCGCAAATAAGCCAGCATTTCTGTATTTGCCGAAGGTAAGGCTAACTCAGTTTGCCAGTTGGGATAACTACCATATAATTTCACTTGGTCGATGGTTTGACCAGAATGACAATCTCGCAGTTCTGGTGGTCTATCAGTTGTTAATACTAAAAGTGGTACGCGGCTTTCTTTAGCTTCTATGACGGCTGGATAAAAGTTTGCCCCTGCTGTACCCGAAGTACAAACCAGTGCTACAGGTTTTCCGGTGGCTTTAGCTACTCCCAAGGCAAAAAAAGCCGCAGAACGTTCATCGAGAATAGATATAGCTTCAATATCTGGTACTTGTTGAGCAAAGGCAACTGTTAAAGGTGTAGAACGAGAACCAGGACAAATTACAGCACAAGTTAAACCCAGTCGCTTTAATGTCTCCGTTAAGACAAAAGCCCAAATTTGATTAACATTCTTATAGGCGACCAGCATCAAATCCAAGGTAGCTATCAGACAATATTCAATTTTAAAGGGAACAGGGGACGAGAGTGTGATGCCAAGTTGCAATCTAAAGATACTAGGGAGTAGGGAGTAGGGAGTGGGGAGTAGGAATAGTATGAGGTGTTCAAAACCCTTAAACCCTACACCTTTTCACCTTTACACCCAATCCCCACAAACAATTTTGGTGTCAACAGCCGCAATCTCGTAAAAGCGTTACTCACTCGCTGTTTCTACAGGCGTGGTAGATTCTGGGATGGGATTCGTGGATGAACCAAAGGCAACCCGTAAAAAAGGTGGAGCCAGAAAAGTTGTCAAAATTACCATGATAATAATTGACACTTCCAGGGGCTTATCCAAAATGCCACTAGCTGAACCAATGCCGGCAAATACTAGACCCACCTCACCTCGTGGAATCATCCCAACCCCGATCGCTACTCGATTGATGCCTGGTTGTCCAAACACTGCCCATCCTGTGATCAGCTTGCCAATAATCGCCACTCCTACCAAAAAGACAGCAATCAATAGTCCTGCACGATTCTCCGGTACTGCTGGGTTCAAAACACCGAGGTCGGCACGCGCTCCCACTGTCACAAAGAAGACGGGTACCAGCAAATCAGAGATCGGTTTGATTAATTCATCTAACTCATTCCGGGCATCGGTTTCATCAAGTACCAAACCTGCTGCAAAAGCACCCAAAATCGCTTCGAGGTGAATGGCATTGCCTAAAAATGCCATAAAGAAAGCGAAGATAAATGCTGGAATGACGATATTTCCACGGGTTTTGAGCTGCTCTACGATCGCCACAAAACTTTTGTTAAAGACACCCCCCAACAAAATTGATCCAATCAAGAATGCCGTAGCGCCGACAATCAAGTAAATGACATTGGCAACATCAATTTCACCGGTTTTGGCTAAACTAGCGACTACAGCCAAGACAATAATGCCGAGGACATCATCAATCACCGCCGCGCCAACAATGATTTGCCCTTCTTTTGATTTGAGTTGACCCAACTCTGACAACACTTTAGAAGTAATGCCGATACTCGTTGCCGTTAACGCGGCCCCTGCAAAAATCGCGGGAATGGCTGCGACATGAAAGAGCAGCATTAAACCTGCCGTACCTGCCGCAAAAGGTGCCGCGACCCCAACACAGGCGACAACTGTGGCTTGAATTCCCACTTCCTTCAGTTGCCGCAGATCGGATTCCAGTCCAATTTCAAACAGCAGAATAATCACGCCGATTTCAGCTAGAACCGAAATCACTTCACTTTGCGACTCAAAGATTCGGGTCAGGGCATCCGGTGCCAATTGATTCAATTTTTGCAGCGCCGTCATAACCACCGAGTCAGAGGCAGACAGCCCCCCTTCAGGAAAGATCACTAGGTGCAATGCCGAAACGCCAACAATCACACCGGCGACCAGTTCCCCCAGAACTGGTGGAAAATCCAAGCGTCTAGCGACCTCTGCGCCGAACTTGCTGGCCAGATAAATCACCACCAGTGTCAGCAATACGCCAGACAGAATAATCGGTGAATCCTCAGCAACAACGGTCGCCAGGAATGGTATCGGAGCCAAGAGAGCGGTCATCCCCCCACTGAAAGGAGGCAGAATGTTGGACAAGATCATGAGTTTAAAGGAATGAAGGTTAAGGGTTTGAGGAAATTATAAAACTGCGGGGGAAATGACTTCTGCACCAGGGTAAACGTCCTGCGGACAGGAAACACGGCCACTCAAAAGCCGAGGTCATGACCTCGGCCTTTGGGGTCGCTTTGTCTCGGTGCAACAGATGTCTGACCCACAGAAACTCGCTCCAATGGCTTGCTCCTTTCGTGGCGCGTCATTTCGATTTAACAGCCCTCTGGCCCACAGAAATGTCTCCCGTACAGTACCTCTGCTTCACAGATATAGATAATGCCCGCATAATCGGTGAAAAAAGTGATTGCGACCTTATCCGCAATCTTCTCTGCCATCTCCCTGGTTTCGGTGAGTACCTCGAACTTGACATTTGAATCGGTATCGGCAGTGTTGGGTTTACCTGTAGAGCGCACGTTGCGACTGCCTTTACCGCCAGTATCCACAACCGTATAACCGGTCGCCCCGCATTCATCGATGATCTTGGCGACCTTTTTCAGCAGAACCTTTTCCGTAACGATGACGAGCTTGTTGGCACGCTTGGCCATGTTGCTTACCTCCTGAAATGATGTACATTGATTTACTTGGTCTGCCCGATCAAGGAAGCGCCGACAGACCTCAATCCATCTGGGATTAGCCGCCGATCGCTTGGGCAAGTCCGAGGAAGAACGGTATACACAAGCCGATCGCAACTGGCGTACCGACGGCTGTGGACGCGCCTATATAGGCAGATGGATTAGCTGACGGGATACCAGCTCGCAATGTGGGCGGCCCTGAGATGTCGGAACTGGAGGAGGCGATGACAGCTAGAATCACAACACCGCCCATGCTGAATCCCGCGACTTGGTGGGCAATCATGCCGAGACCGAAGGCAATTAACCCATGTACAAACGGTGCCACCACACTATACACAACATACCACTGGGCTACCTTACGCAGTTCGCCAATTCTTGACCAAGCTTCCATCCCCATGACCAGCATCAAGATTGAAAGCAAGCCACGAAAGGCGGGATCGTAGAAGCTTTTATAGACACTTTCCGGTTGGGTGAACAGTCCCAGAGCTAGACCTAACAACATTGCCGATAGGGCAGGCCCCCGGAGGCTTTCCTCGATAATTGGCCATATCTTGACTTTGTTATCCCCAGCATCCTGCTGCTGGCTGAGATACTCCTGCCGGCTGCTGGGATAATCTTTTTGATCGGGATAATCGCCAGCCACAACGGGCTGCTCAAGAGAGTAGGCTGCTTCTTTACGCTTCTTCTTGTTGAGATAAATATTAGCCACAACAATTGCTGTTACCAGCGCGGGGATATCCATAAAGGGATAGAGTGCGCCAGCCCATGCCTCGTATGCCATCTTTTGTTCTTCCAGTACTGTCAGACCGGCAGCCATTGTAGAGCCACTCACGGCTCCAAACAATCCCCCGGTTGCGATCGCATCAACGACTTTGACCTTTGGCAGCTTGGCTAACGTATAGCGCGAGATGAATACAATCGTAATCCCTGTTATTACAGCAAAGATCATGGGTAACACCATCTCCGTCAGGTTAGAATTACGGATCGCAATTCCACCAGTTAGACCGATTTTGGTGAGCAGCATGAAGACGATGATCGTACAAATCGACTCAGGAATGACCAATTCGCTACCGAGGGCAGCGATGATCATGCCACCAATCAAAAAGGCGAGTGTTGGGGACTGCAATTGGGCAATGAAGTCCGTCACGAACAACGACACAAAATCCACGAATGCCTCCTTCTCCTCGGATGACGAGTATTGCAATAAATGAACTAAATGAACCGGAGGTTATTAAACCGGATGAGATTGGTGATTGCCATCATTGAGGTCAATGAACGGTATATCAAACGAACTAGAACCGACCCTTTTCATATAAAGGATGGGTTATAGATAAAAGTCGGCTGGATAATGGAATCTAACATCTGCGATCGCGTACTCAAAAAAGTCTCGACAACAGATTGCCGAGCGACTTCAAACTTTGAAAAACTAAATCGTAATAGTTAAATCATTTTGATATTCTTAACTTTACGCTACTCTGGGTAGTAATATTTACTTAGTGATCAAAAAAAAAGTTTTTGTATGTATAGATATTCTTCTATGGTTTTTAGATCACTAAAACTGCGAAGCCGTCGGTCGGGAGTAGCAGAACAATGTCAGTAGACCGAAAAGTTTGGCGATCGCTAGAAAATAGTAGTATTTGATACCATTTTTGGAGAAAAGTGTAAAAGCTGATTGCTTGGGATAAGCGATAAATTTAGCTGATTAAATAACCCCAAAAACTAGACAAAATCAGCCGGATGATAAATAGAGCAGGCTAGTGCTGAAGTATAAATTTCTCTGTTGCCATCGGCGGTTAATTATTCTTGCTTGTATCTCAATAGAATGAGAAACGCTATAAGCATAGAACGAATAATTACCATTTTTTGCTTGACTTTTAAATTTTGACTTCTATAAATATATGGTGCTTCTAATTGGGATGGTTCACCATTGTATGTAAGTCCTATGTTTGTTAAATTCTGTATGGCAAATTTATCTGGAAGACTATGGACTGTATTCATTTAACGGGAATTCGCTGCTATGGCTACACTGGATATTTGCCAGAAGAGCAAGTTTTAGGACAATGGTTTGAGGTGGATATTAAATTGTGGTTGGATCTTGCCCAAGCTGCTGAAACGGATGCGATCGCAGATACTCTTGATTATCGCAGTGTAATTAGCACTATTCAAAGCTTAGTTAAAACATCTAAATTTGCTTTACTAGAAAAGTTAGCAGGTACAATCGCTGACTCTATCTTGCAACAGAGCGATCGCGTCACACAAGTCCAAGTCTTTGTTACTAAACCCGCCGCGCCTATTCCTGATTTTGGCGGCAAAATTAGAATTGAACTGACTAGAGGTAACAGGTGACAGGTTACAGGTGATAGATAATAGATTAATATCTACTGAAGAATTACGGGTTTTTGTTTACGGTACACTAAAACCCGGTGAAGCTAATTATCAAAAATATTGTGCAGAAAAGGTAATAAATACCAAAAGGGCAGTCGTATTAGGCAAGCTATTTGCTTTGCCTATGGGCTACCCAGGGATGACATCGGGACAAAATCAAGTCCACGGCTATTTGCTTTCTTTCGCTGACCCACAGGTTTTACAATCGCTAGATTACCTGGAAGATTACCAACCCCATCGACCCACCTCAGAAAATCTTTACAATCGCCAAAGAGTTGAAGTGTACACACCCCAAGGCGAAGTTCTGGGTTGGGCTTGGGTTTATGTAATGAGTTTAGAACTTGTTCACCAGTTCAACGGCACTTTTTTGGCTGATGGCTGGTGGAGTGGTTGTGGTTTAGCACTCACTGAATTTTAGATTTTAAATTTTGGATTTTGGATTGAAAATTCAAGAGCCAAAATATTCAGGGAAAGAATCTAAAATCCAAAATTGATTGACTTGGGATTAATTCAAGTCTGGCTGAACGTTGTTCAGTTCCGGCTGGTTGAAGTCAATAGTGCTTTCTGGGGTAGTGACTGCTGCTTTGGGAATTTCAATCACTGGGTTATTTATCGCCACCATCAGGGGTGCTGTGGGGGTAGTAGATGTTTTAGCGGCTGATGGAGATTCGATTTCTGCTGGGGGTTTTTGTGCCAGTTGCGGTGTCCTAGATTCACTTCCAGGTAGCAAACCCGAAACTACACTAATAAAACAAGCTGCAACAGCCGCACCACCAAATGTCCAGGCTAGGCGTGAGCGACGACTCAACCGAGAGAAGACTTTTTGGGCTGTGACTTCTGGTGATTGTGCGGTGTCTGGAACTGGTAAAGTCCGTAAACCTTGCCGCAGTTTTAATAATCTAGCGTACAGGCATTGAACAGAGGCATCATTAGCCAACCATTCTTCTACTTGCCTGCGTTCTGTAGCTGTTACCTCACCATCGAGGTATGCACTTAATAACTCGAAGCGATCGCGCTTCACCATATCTGTAGTACCCGTTGATTCATTGGTATGTTGATCCATCCCTGCTGACAAATCTCCAGTAAGTTGTGAGTGGGAACGGTCGTTAAACTGAGAATCAGTAGTCATCTTAACATTATTACTAATCCATACACGGGTAAAGCAAGCTAGTAATTCTCAGAAATTCATTGATCAATTCCTGATTTTTCCTGACGGCAGCAGCAGACGTTTTGATTCCTCACAATTCTTAATCAATGTTTAAATTATCGCATTTAACAAAGGAAAGAGATTGTAATTTAGGTATCTAGATAATTTTGCAATTGCGCTTGCAGTCTGGATCTGGCTCTAGCTATTCTTGATTTTACCGTACCCAAAGAAACCCCTGTGATTTCGGCGATTTCTTCATAAGCCATGCCTTCAATTTCTCTTAAGACGATTGTAGTCCGAAAAACTTCTGGTAAGTCAGCGATCGCTTCTCGCAGTTGCTCATAAAATTCTCTGGTGGTCAACTCCTCTTCTGGCCCTGGAGTATCACCAGCAATTTCCCAATCCATTTCGCCATCATCTACCGCACGGGGAGCATCTAGGGACAATGGACTCACAACCCGCTTGCGTTTACGCAATTCATCGTAAAACAAGTTAGTAGCAATCCGGCTTAACCAGCCGCGAAACTTAGCAGGTTCTTGTAATCGGTTAATATTCCGATAGACTCGAATCCACACTTCTTGAGCCAAGTCGGCTCTATCCGCCCAATCGGGCGCTAAGTGGTATAAAACCCTATCTACTTGGGTTTGATAGCGACGCAGGAGTTCTGCAAACGCAGCACGATCTGGACGCAATCCCGCTTGACAGCGCAAAATTAAATCGTGGTTTGAGAGCTTGTCAACTTGCACCGATGCTTCTGAATATTTCGCATCAACCGTTGACCAGGATACAGCAATCGATTGACTCATAGATCGTATTCGCTTTAAATCATCCCTTACTATTAGACCTATGAAATGACAGTATGTTCCTGATTTAAGTGCCGGATTAATGACTGGAACACAAAAGCCCCGAATTTTGGTGAGATTCCTGGTTACAACAATGGTGCTGAACTCTAGTTTTCCACCAAAAAATAGGGTTTGCTGTTGAATCAAGCCACATTTATACTTATAGGTGTTTTACCTATAATTGTGCGGCTGATAGCAACTGACTATTTACCCTTGACAAATTTTGTTTTTTATGTATATCAGATTAAATCTGTTATCACCTATCACCTGTAACCTGTCACCTGCTCCCTGCTCCCCTGCCCCCTGCTCCCCTGCCTCCTCACCCCTCACCCTCACGGCAAAAATCTAAATCTGTTGACAGACGAATAGCTAAATTTCTGAGCTTCTACTTTGAATACTGAATTGAGTTTGAAGAAGTCGTTAGACTGTTTTAAAGATTGTGGTAACTTCACTAAGGGTAGAGTAGAATCTTGTTTTTGGTGATTGTTGCCGGAGATGATGAAGCTCGCAGAAATTCATAATTATTAATTATGAGTCAGACATTATGAATTTCTGCTGGCATCCTGGAAAACTCATGTTATTTATTGGGTCTAGTTACCAGAATTGTAGTTTTTTCTGGATGTTCTTGATAAATAGCATCAGTGTTCGCTGGATTTGTGATCCGAACTTGAAGAAAGAAATTAATGGAAAATGTGATTGTGACTGCTAACAATAGTTTTTCAAACATGAATTATCTCCCACCCACACCATTAATAATTAATTACCGTACTTGGAGAGTTCTAGAAACAAGCCTGAACGGAGGAAACCTGCGTTCGGTCTTTACAGGAATCAAGGTTTCTCTCCAGAAGTTTTATTTGCTGGGACATTTGCTTAAGTTAAGTTTGCCCAGAAAGATTGGCGAATATATAAGGAAACAGATAAGTATTTATGAATTATTGATAATTGGATGATGAGCGCATTCAATTATTCCAAGAGATGGATCTGTCAGGGATAAATAATAGGCGATCGCAATGATAAGAAATGAATCTATAACGCGTGTAGCAATGTTTCTCTGTTTTGGCGCAGCCATCTTGTCTTTAGCTGTCCATTGGCGAGTGACGACAACACAACAACAGTCGGATAATTCTGCCCCTAATCGGAAGTTTCCTGGGAGTATAGGAGAGACAGCCTTTGGCGCGTCTACAACTGCTGATGAATCTATTCCAAAACAGGATTCTGATCGTAAGTCAGGTATAGTCATCCGAAATGTAGCTAGGGATACGGCTATACCTAATAACAGAAGATTTGTTGGCGCTGAGTCAGAATCAAAAGAAAATCGAAATACTGATACGCAACCAAAATCATTTTTTACCCAGTTTTCCACTCAACAAAAAACGGCTAGTAAACTGGGGGGGATGAAAATGCAAGTGGTGGTTGATTTAAGCGATCGCCGCACTTATGTTTATCAAGGAGATTTGGTTATCGCTAGTTATCCAATTGCTATAGGGAAAAAAGGCTGGGAAACACCTACGGGTTCTTTTCAAGTCATGAATATGCAGCATGACCCGATTTGGCGACACCCCATTACTGGTAAAGTGTTTCCTGCTGGTAGTGACAGCCCTTTGGGGGAGCGTTGGATTGGCTTTTGGACAGATGGACGCAATGAAATTGGGTTTCATGGCACACCAGATATCCATTTGTTAGGAACTGCCATTTCTCACGGTTGCTTGAGAATGCGTAATTCTGATGTCCGTTTGTTATATGACCAAGTTAAAGTCGGCACATTGGTAACAGTGCGTGATTAATCAAGAGTCAAAAGTCCATAGTCAAGAGTTTGTGTTAAAACATCCTAACCATCAACTATTGACTATTGACCAAAATTTATTTCTGCTCGAAGCTAGGGGCGTAGACTTGGAGTAAGCTACTAACTTGACGCAGCACTTCATTGCTTTTTACCAAAAATGGTGTTCTGTTATCTCCGATGTTGGGTTGGTCGAGGTTGCGACCGATTGCTTCGCCGACTTGCTGAGAAATCAACTCTTGTAATTCGGCCCTGGCACGTTGTCGTTGGTAGTTAGCACCTTCTTCTGTTGTGGCATATAAAGGTGGCAGGCGGTTGAGGGCATAGGCAGCGATATCACCCACATCAAGAGAACTTTCGCTGGTAGCTTCAATCTCGGCAACACGGGCGATCGCTTCTGTCAACACCAATTCTTCCATGACGTTGATAAATTGTTTGCGAGGTACCGCCACTACTTCACCTGTTAATAAAGCTCCCATTAATCGATCCAGGGCCATATACTCTTCTATTGAGAGTTCCGATGCGTTATCACAAATTCGCCCAACTTCTGCTTCCATTGCTGGTGTGAGATAACCATCCTGAAGAGCTTGTTCTACAATTTTTTCAATACTCATAACGCTCATCTTTTTTAAGCCACCCAAGTAAGGTAAGGACGGTACAAATCCAATTTATCTTGCCCAATTATCGGTGCATAATCTACAAATTATGCACACAG from Aulosira sp. FACHB-615 carries:
- the menD gene encoding 2-succinyl-5-enolpyruvyl-6-hydroxy-3-cyclohexene-1-carboxylic-acid synthase; amino-acid sequence: MLVAYKNVNQIWAFVLTETLKRLGLTCAVICPGSRSTPLTVAFAQQVPDIEAISILDERSAAFFALGVAKATGKPVALVCTSGTAGANFYPAVIEAKESRVPLLVLTTDRPPELRDCHSGQTIDQVKLYGSYPNWQTELALPSANTEMLAYLRQMVMYAWERMQISTPGVVHLNIPFRDPLAPVPDGTDFQFDPEEFFSAVTNNISTPHTTLPTPPAWQNCDRGVIIAGVAQPQNPENYCRAIAKLSQTLQWPVLAEGLSPLRNYADLNPYLISTYDLILRNQQLAKQLAPKMVIQVGDMPTSKELRTWLNTTQAQRWIIDPSDQNLDPLHGKTTHLRISVETLDIRGSDNQNSPSEYLQNWCIAEAKVRTAVDQTMTTMENLFEGKAAWLLSQTLPPVTPFFIANSMPVRDVEYFWRPNNLRVRTYFNRGANGIDGTLSTALGIAHRQQSSVMLTGDLALLHDTNGFLIRNKFVGHLTIILINNNGGGIFEMLPIAKFDPPFEEFFGTPQDINFAQLCATYSVQHELITSWEELQGKLNSLPTQGIRVLEVQTNRKADAKWRQENLGKFGRC
- a CDS encoding cation:proton antiporter, which produces MILSNILPPFSGGMTALLAPIPFLATVVAEDSPIILSGVLLTLVVIYLASKFGAEVARRLDFPPVLGELVAGVIVGVSALHLVIFPEGGLSASDSVVMTALQKLNQLAPDALTRIFESQSEVISVLAEIGVIILLFEIGLESDLRQLKEVGIQATVVACVGVAAPFAAGTAGLMLLFHVAAIPAIFAGAALTATSIGITSKVLSELGQLKSKEGQIIVGAAVIDDVLGIIVLAVVASLAKTGEIDVANVIYLIVGATAFLIGSILLGGVFNKSFVAIVEQLKTRGNIVIPAFIFAFFMAFLGNAIHLEAILGAFAAGLVLDETDARNELDELIKPISDLLVPVFFVTVGARADLGVLNPAVPENRAGLLIAVFLVGVAIIGKLITGWAVFGQPGINRVAIGVGMIPRGEVGLVFAGIGSASGILDKPLEVSIIIMVILTTFLAPPFLRVAFGSSTNPIPESTTPVETASE
- a CDS encoding P-II family nitrogen regulator, with protein sequence MAKRANKLVIVTEKVLLKKVAKIIDECGATGYTVVDTGGKGSRNVRSTGKPNTADTDSNVKFEVLTETREMAEKIADKVAITFFTDYAGIIYICEAEVLYGRHFCGPEGC
- a CDS encoding sodium-dependent bicarbonate transport family permease; amino-acid sequence: MDFVSLFVTDFIAQLQSPTLAFLIGGMIIAALGSELVIPESICTIIVFMLLTKIGLTGGIAIRNSNLTEMVLPMIFAVITGITIVFISRYTLAKLPKVKVVDAIATGGLFGAVSGSTMAAGLTVLEEQKMAYEAWAGALYPFMDIPALVTAIVVANIYLNKKKRKEAAYSLEQPVVAGDYPDQKDYPSSRQEYLSQQQDAGDNKVKIWPIIEESLRGPALSAMLLGLALGLFTQPESVYKSFYDPAFRGLLSILMLVMGMEAWSRIGELRKVAQWYVVYSVVAPFVHGLIAFGLGMIAHQVAGFSMGGVVILAVIASSSSDISGPPTLRAGIPSANPSAYIGASTAVGTPVAIGLCIPFFLGLAQAIGG
- the folB gene encoding dihydroneopterin aldolase, with the protein product MDCIHLTGIRCYGYTGYLPEEQVLGQWFEVDIKLWLDLAQAAETDAIADTLDYRSVISTIQSLVKTSKFALLEKLAGTIADSILQQSDRVTQVQVFVTKPAAPIPDFGGKIRIELTRGNR
- a CDS encoding gamma-glutamylcyclotransferase, with product MIDNRLISTEELRVFVYGTLKPGEANYQKYCAEKVINTKRAVVLGKLFALPMGYPGMTSGQNQVHGYLLSFADPQVLQSLDYLEDYQPHRPTSENLYNRQRVEVYTPQGEVLGWAWVYVMSLELVHQFNGTFLADGWWSGCGLALTEF
- a CDS encoding anti-sigma factor encodes the protein MTTDSQFNDRSHSQLTGDLSAGMDQHTNESTGTTDMVKRDRFELLSAYLDGEVTATERRQVEEWLANDASVQCLYARLLKLRQGLRTLPVPDTAQSPEVTAQKVFSRLSRRSRLAWTFGGAAVAACFISVVSGLLPGSESRTPQLAQKPPAEIESPSAAKTSTTPTAPLMVAINNPVIEIPKAAVTTPESTIDFNQPELNNVQPDLN
- a CDS encoding sigma-70 family RNA polymerase sigma factor, with protein sequence MSQSIAVSWSTVDAKYSEASVQVDKLSNHDLILRCQAGLRPDRAAFAELLRRYQTQVDRVLYHLAPDWADRADLAQEVWIRVYRNINRLQEPAKFRGWLSRIATNLFYDELRKRKRVVSPLSLDAPRAVDDGEMDWEIAGDTPGPEEELTTREFYEQLREAIADLPEVFRTTIVLREIEGMAYEEIAEITGVSLGTVKSRIARARSRLQAQLQNYLDT
- a CDS encoding L,D-transpeptidase yields the protein MIRNESITRVAMFLCFGAAILSLAVHWRVTTTQQQSDNSAPNRKFPGSIGETAFGASTTADESIPKQDSDRKSGIVIRNVARDTAIPNNRRFVGAESESKENRNTDTQPKSFFTQFSTQQKTASKLGGMKMQVVVDLSDRRTYVYQGDLVIASYPIAIGKKGWETPTGSFQVMNMQHDPIWRHPITGKVFPAGSDSPLGERWIGFWTDGRNEIGFHGTPDIHLLGTAISHGCLRMRNSDVRLLYDQVKVGTLVTVRD
- a CDS encoding late competence development ComFB family protein → MSVMSIEKIVEQALQDGYLTPAMEAEVGRICDNASELSIEEYMALDRLMGALLTGEVVAVPRKQFINVMEELVLTEAIARVAEIEATSESSLDVGDIAAYALNRLPPLYATTEEGANYQRQRARAELQELISQQVGEAIGRNLDQPNIGDNRTPFLVKSNEVLRQVSSLLQVYAPSFEQK